Genomic window (Kiloniellales bacterium):
CCCGCCTGGTCGCCGCCGGACTGCTGGCGCGCCGCCCGGACGAGACCGACCGGCGCCTGATCACTCTGTCCTTTACCGCCAAGGGCCGCCGGACCTACGAGGCCATCGTGCCGCTCGCGCTGGCGCTGGAGCAGGAGTTGACCGCGATGCTGCAGCCCGGCGAGCGGCGCACGCTGGACCGCATCCTCGACAAGCTCCGGGCCGGGCCGGCCGCCGCGCCTTGAGAAGCTCTAGCTGCGCGCAGCAGGCGTTGACGGAATGGGAACATCTGGTGGGGAGAATGGCGCCCGACCGAGCAGGATTCACCATCGGGGAGCGCCTGGACTTGAACGATCGGCAAAGCGACGGGGCCGAAGCCTACGTCACCGCCCGCCTGAACGCCCGGCTTAGGCCGCTGGACCGCGGCGAGATCTATGAGGACGCCCTCGACGGGCTGCTGAAAGACCGCTCGCTCGGCGAGGTCACCGGCGGCGGCACAATGCAGGGGGAGAGCGGCGAGATCCAATTCTGCGACCTCGAGATCCGCCTGATCCAGGTGACCGAGGAAAGCCTGGATCAACTCCGCCGCTGGCTCGAAGACCTGGGCGCGCCCAAGGGCTCCGCCCTGCTGTTAGACCGGGAGACCGACAACGAAGTCGCCTTCGGCCGGAACGAGGGTCTGGCCGTCTATTTCAACGGCACGGACCTGCCCGATGAGGTCTATGCCGAGTGCGACATCAATCTCGTGTTCCAGGAATTCGAGAAGCTGCTTGGCGCCAACGGCAGGATCCAGAGCTACTGGGAGGGCCCGCAGGAGACCGCGTTCTACCTCTACGGTCCCTCCTACGGCACGATGCTCGCCGCGATCCAGCCCTTCCTAGACAGCTATCCGCTGTGCCAGAAAGCACGGCTCGTTCAGGTCGCCTGACAGCTCAGGACGGCCCGAGCCCTACCGGGTCCCCAACGGCGCGCGCTTGATGATGCCGCCGTTTCGGTTAGGCTTCAGGGATTGAAGCTTGCGGATAGGGGCCCAGTCCATCGCGACTTCGCCTTGACCATGGTGCGACGGGGGCGCGGTGCGTGGCCGAATTTTATTGATGGCGGTTCTCCCGATGGTGCTGGCGCTGACCGGCGGATGCTCGATCCGCGGGTTCGCCGTCGACACGATCGGCGACATGCTGGCCTCGGACAAGTCGGTCTTCACCGAGGACGACGACATAGAGCTGATCGGCGGGGCCCTGCCCTTCAGCCTCAAGCTCACCGAGAGCCTGCTCGCCGAGTCCCCGAAGAACCGCAACCTCCTGCTCACGGCTGCCCGAGGCTACGTGCTCTACGCCTACGCCTACGTGCATTTCCCCGCCGAGCAGGCGGCGGACGAGGATCTCGCGAGGGCCAAGGTCCTGCGCGCACGTGCAGGCCGGCTCTACCTCCGTGCCTTAGGTTTCGCCCTGCGCGGGCTCGAGACCGGGACCCCCGGCTTCGGCGAGGCGCTGGAGCGCCAGCCCGACGCGGCGGTCGCCGAAGTCGACGGGGAGGCGGCCCAGAACGTCGACTTCCTCTACTGGTCGGCCAGCGCATTGGGCCTGGCCATCTCGGTCTCCAAGAACGACACCGCCATGCTGGCGCGTCTGCCCGAGGTCGAGGCGTTGCTGCGCCGCGCGCTGGCCCTGGACGAAGACTTCGACGAAGGCGCGCTGCACGAATTCGCCCTGGTCTGGGCCGCCGCCGCGCCGGGCCGCCGGGATGAGGCCGCGATCGAGCGGCACTACCAGCGGGCGCTGGCGCTTTCCGGCGGGCGGCGCGCGAGCCTTTTCGTCGCCTACGCCATGGCCACGGCCGTGCCGGCCCAGGACCGCGCGCGGTTCGACGGGCTCATGGACCGGGCCCTGGCGATCGATCCCGACGCGGACCCTGACCGGCGTCTGCTGACCGTGGTCGCCCAGCGCCGGGCGGCGTGGCTGCTTTCGCGCGCCGACGAACTGTTCTTGGAGTAAGGAGAAGGAGCGCCGATGCCGGGCAGACTGATTCTGGCGGTTTTCATGACGCTGATCGGGTTGGCACCCACCCTGGCCGCGCCCACCCTGGCCGCTCCGGTCACGGTAAAGCTGGGTACCATGGCGCCGGAGGGCTCGGTTTGGCACGACGCGCTGCTCGAGGTGCGCCAGGACTGGCGCCGCATCAGCAACGGCGAGGTCGAGC
Coding sequences:
- a CDS encoding TRAP transporter TatT component family protein, producing MAVLPMVLALTGGCSIRGFAVDTIGDMLASDKSVFTEDDDIELIGGALPFSLKLTESLLAESPKNRNLLLTAARGYVLYAYAYVHFPAEQAADEDLARAKVLRARAGRLYLRALGFALRGLETGTPGFGEALERQPDAAVAEVDGEAAQNVDFLYWSASALGLAISVSKNDTAMLARLPEVEALLRRALALDEDFDEGALHEFALVWAAAAPGRRDEAAIERHYQRALALSGGRRASLFVAYAMATAVPAQDRARFDGLMDRALAIDPDADPDRRLLTVVAQRRAAWLLSRADELFLE